The uncultured Cohaesibacter sp. genomic sequence AGCCACTTCAGGGGTGTTGTTCGGGAACTGGTCGGTATCCCAGCCGGACTGGTAGTCGTTGCGGTTCATGTCGATGGAGCCGAGCATGTTGTCCGCTGCAGCAACGGCGATTTCATGCTCGAAGCTATGACCGGCAAGAATGGCGTGGCCCTGTTCGAGGTTCAGTTTGACTTCGCCTTCCAGACCATATTTGCGCAGGAAGCCGATGCAGGTTGCCGCATCGAAATCATACTGATGCTTGCTTGGTTCCTGAGGTTTCGGCTCAACGAGGATGGTGCCTTTGAAGCCGATCTTGTGCTTGTAGTCCACGACCATGTTGAGGAAACGGCCCATATGGTCCAGTTCCTGCCCAATGTCGGTGTTCAACAGGGTTTCGTAGCCTTCACGACCGCCCCAAAGCACATAGTTCTGGCCGCCCAGACGATGTGTGGCATCCATGCAGCTTTTGACCGTTGCGGCTGCATAGGCGAAGACATCCGGATCGGGGTTGGTGGATGCGCCGGACATGAAGCGACGCTGGCTAAACATGTTGGCTGTGCCCCAGAGTAGCTTGGTCTCGGAGCTTTCCATTTTCTCTTCAAAATAATCAACGATTTCGTTGAGATTTGAGAGGCTTTCGGCGAAATTCTTGCCTTCAGGGCGGACGTCAGCGTCATGGAAGCAGAAGAATGGCGCGCTCAGCAGGTCGAACAGTTCAAACGCCACGTCGGCCTTCAGTTTGGCCTTGGACATTTCATCGCCAAACCAAGGGCGATCAAAGGTGCGTCCACCAAACGGGTCGCCGCCTTCCCATGCAAAGCTGTGCCAGTAAGCAACGGCAAAACGCAGATGCTCTTTGAGGCTTTTGCCCATCACGATCTCATCGGGATTGTAATGGTGGAAGGCAAGCGGATTGTCGCTTTCCGGGCCTTCATATTTGATCTTGGATAGGGAACCGAAAAAGTCTGTCATGGTCAGAGATCCTTCAGGGATGAATAGGCGGCTGCGTAACGGGCATAGACATTTTCAAACCTGTCTTGCAGGGCCTTGTTTGGATAGAAGCTTTTTTCAATGGTGGGCATCGTGCACAGAACCGAAGGATCGCCCTTCTGGTCAGCGACAAGGCCCATTCGGGCGGCACCGAAGGCTCCGCCAAAATCTCCGGCAGTCGGCCGGTCAATCTGCTTGTCCAGAATGGTGGCGAGTAGAGACAGCCAATAGTCCGATGATGATCCGCCGCCCACCGCGATGAGACGGCTCAGGCTTGTGCCTGCTGCTTCAAGCGCCTTGATGCCGTCTTTGAAAGCGTAGGAGATGCCTTCAAGGACTGTGCGGGTGAGGACAAGTTTGTCATCCGGGTGGGAGAGGCCGATAAAGCCGCCCCGAATATTGGCGTCATTGTGCGGCGTGCGTTCACCGCCAAGATAGGGGAAGAACAAAGCTGAACCGGGGGCGATCACCTCATCACCAAGAGCCTTGGTCAGGTCCGCGGCGCCCGAGCCGACCAGCTTGGCGTACCAGTTGAGCGCGTCGGTCGCAGCCAGAATAACGGCCATATGGCACCAGTGATTGGCGGTGGAATGACAGAAGGTGTGCACAGCGCTTTCTGGCAGGGGGCGATAGCTGTCAATGGCGGCATAGATAACGCCACTGGTGCCCAACGAGATAAAGGCATCGCCTTCGCCGACAATGCCGGTTGCGATCGCGGATGCGGCGTTGTCGCCAGCTCCGCCAGCAACAATGGTATCAGCGGAGAAGCCCCAGCGTTCAACCAGTTCCTTGCGCAATGTGCCGGTGCTCTCGGTGCTTTCTGCGAGGGCAGGCATGTGTGATTTGTCAAGGCCGGTGGCAGCCAGCAGATCAGAGGACCATTCTCGCTTTCCGACATCCAGCCAGGATGTGCCTGCGCTGTCGGAATAGTCCGAGACATAGTCGCCGGTCAGCCAGAGGCGCAGATAATCCTTGGGAAGCAGCACCTTCTTGATCTTTTCGAAGAGGTCGGGCTTGTTGGCCTGCATCCATGCCAGTTTCGGCGCGGTGAACCCGGGAAAGACGATGTTGCCGGTTAGCTCGCGAAAACCAGGCGTCGCGTCAAGCCTTGCGGCTTCTTGGTGGCTGCGGGTGTCATTCCAGAGAATGCATGGCGCGATCGGTGTGTCCTTTGCATCCAGCATGGTAGCCCCATGCATCTGGCCGGACAGCCCGATGGCGCGAACCTGCTTGATGGCTTCCGGGTGAGATGCGACCAGATCATCAAAGGCTGCAGCTGTGGCCAGAATCCAGCTTTGCGGCTCCTGTTCGCTCCAGCCCGAAGAAGGGCGTGACACCGAAAGAGATTGGTTTGTCGAAGCGATGATCTGCTGATTTTCAGACATGACCACCACCTTGACCCCGGACGTGCCCAGGTCAATTCCCAAATACATTTTTTCCTCCCGCCTTGAGACACGTATTTATGATCATACGACTGGATCTGAAGGGTTGTTCGTTGGGAGGGATATTATTTTAGTATGTAAAATAAATCAAGATGAGCGCGTTCAAATCCACCGGTAATGATAACATTACCGGTAACGTGGTGCAGTCTGAGCAGAGGGCGCTGATTGTCAGGCGTTTGCTTCAGAGCTTCCCAGCTGATCCAGAGAAATGCGGACAACCTCTTCCAAAGCAAAGGCAGCTGCGCCTTTTGCCCACATCATGTCGCCCCATTTGTGGATGCGGATTTCCGGTTCGTGATGCCCTTTGAGGATGGTCGAGGAGCGGACCATATCGAACACCTGTTGTGCATAGAGATAGTCAAACTGCATCTGTTCACCCGACAGGATCACCATGGCGGGGTCGAATATATTGACCAGATTGGCCAGACCCATGGAGAACATGCGGCTGGCGCGATCAAAAATGGATTTGGCCATCCGGTCGCCTTCCTTGGCTGCGGCGAAAAGTTGGATGAGGCGGTCTTCTTCGCTGGTTCCTTCCTCCCAATGCTTGAAGAGATTGGCTTCGCGCAGGAGAGCATAATCAGCGACATAGGCTTCCAGGCATCCGCGCTGCCCGCAGCGGCAAAGGGCCCCTTCCGACTGCACCTTGGTGTGGCCGAATTCTGCGCCAAATCCTTGCGTTCCACGGAAGATTTTCCCGTCCAGAACGATGCCCAGACCAACACCCTGTTCGATGGTCACAACCAGAAAATCAGGAACATCCCGACCAAATCCGAACCAGAGTTCAGCGATGGCAACTGAGTTGGCGTCGTTTTCAACGAACACCGGCATCGGCATGATGTCTTCCATCAATTGCTTGAGGCTGAATTCCTGCTCTTGAAACAGAGGGCACCAGTCAACAAAGCCTTCCGTGGCCTGAATGGTGCCGGGCAAACCGATCCCCACAGCCGAAAGATCTTCAGGTTTGATGCCAGCCGCAGCAGAAACGGTCTCCACAACTTCGGGAATGAGCTTGCAAAGGGCGGCGCGATCAATGGGAGGGCGGGGCATGGGCAATTGTGCCTTGCCCAGCTGCTTGCCTTCCAGATCAAGCACCACCGCGCTGATGCTGCGGCCCGTCAGCTTCATGCCCGCCACAATGTGGGATTCCCCACGCAGCTTGAGGTCCACTCTGGGGCGGCCCCGCTTGGATTGGCCCGGTTCGACTTCTCTTTGCACTTCTTCAATCAGGCCCGCTGCGATCAGCTCCGCCGTGATAGAGGTCACAGTGGCCGGGCTCATGCCTGTGGTGTTGGCGATATCAATGCGCGCGACTTGAAAGTTGTTGCGTATATGAGAAAAAACCAGATTCCGCCCCTGACTCCTTTGTTCCGTGATCTGCGACGCTTTTTTGACTGGATTTCTCATTGCGGCTTTCTTTGCTGGTTTTGCATTGGCGGTTGCTTTTGGGGCTTTGCCTCTTTTGGCTTTGTTAAAAGCAGTGCCCGAATTGATCTTTGCTATCCATCATGCGTCATTTAAAACTGGCGTTCAAATTCAATGGATGGCGTTTTAGCCGGTTGCTTTCTATCGGTGTTTCCTTGCCTTGGGGCAAAATAATACTCTGGCAAGTCCTGAGGTGATATCCGTTCTATGCATAATTATGCGGGATATCCAGAAATACGGTGGAAAACCGGACTTTTGGCCAGACTTGCTGTATTTTGCGGTTATGGCGGGCGGCGCATTTGCAGCAACACATCGGGTGTGTGGTGCGCGAGGGGCTTCGGTGTGCTCGGTATGCTTGCGCATTGTGCAATAACCGTTTTGCAAAATGGCTTTTTCTTCATATTGTGATGTGGATTTGTGCAAGCTCTGCACTTGAACACCCTCGATCCGGTTTGCGTCGTCCAAAGTTTGGGCTACGCTTTTCCTTCTGATTGTCATTTTGCCTGTTTGGCAGAACAGGCCCCGATGACAATTCGTTCGCCTGGCAAAAATAAAAAAGAAAGCTCGCCTGTATGCGTCGCCATCTGATGATATCGAAACGGTTTGCGCCTCTGTTCTGGACGCAATTCCTATCTGCGTTCAATGATAATTTCCTTCGTTATTCTCTTGTTTTTCTTATCCTTGTGCAATTGCAGGGGGACGAAGCCGCGTCGCTGATTACGCTGGCAAGCGCCATTTTCATGCTTCCTTTTCTGATCTTGTCCGCCCTTGGGGGCGAACTGGCGGATAAATATGACAAAGGGTGGCTCGCCGAGCGTTTGAAGCTTTTCGAGATCGGGGCAGCTTTTGTTGCCGTTGCCGGAATCATCTTGGCTTCGGTGCCCGTGTCCATGGTAGCGCTGTTTCTTTTCGGGGTCATTTCAGCCCTGTTCGGACCCATCAAATACGGCATTTTGCCTGACTTGATGGGGCGGAGGGATCTCCCCGGGGCCAACGCATGGGTGGAAGGGGCAACTTTCATTGCCATATTGGGGGGCACCATTGCAGCCGGTTTCGTGGCCGATGATGGGCTCGACCCGCGGGTTTTTGCGCCGGTGATGCTGATTCTGGCCTTGGCCTGCTGGCTGATCAGTCGGCACATTCCCAAGACAGGCTTCAGCAATCCCGATCTGCGGGTGTCTGCCAATATTCTTGCCTCCACGGTGCGCTTGGTGAGGGAATTGCACGAAGACAAGCGGCTCTGGACGACGGCGCTTTTTATCTCCTGGTTCTGGATGATGGGCGCGGTGTTGACCGCTCTTGTTCCCAGCTTCGTGGATCAGATCATGGGGGGCAGCCCGCTGGTGGTGACCATCTATTCTGTGGTCTTTGCTGTGTCTGTTGCTATCGGCTCGGCCATTGCCGCATGGCTCTGCGCTGGGCGTGTGGTGTTGTTGCCTGCGCCGTTCGGGGCTGCGTTGCTGGCTTTTTTCTGCATGCAATTGGCCTGGAATCTCTCCCAGATCAGTGAGCCGATTGTTGCCGATAATGTGTTTGATTTCTTTAGCCACACGGTGGCCATTCGGGTGGCAATCGATCTGGGGGGGCTCGCCGTTTCGGGGGCCTTGCTTGTTGTGCCAAGCTTTACCGCCTTGCAGAGCTGGGCGCGGCGCGATCACAGGGCGCGGGTTGTGGCCGGTGCCAATATTCTCAATGCCGCTTTCATTTTCTTCTCGGGCATTGCTGTCGCTGCTTTTCAGGCCGTTGGGCTGAGCGCATCCCATGTCTTTACCACTCTGGCAGTTGCCAACATTGTCGTTGCCTGGCTGATGGTGCGCTATATGCCCACCAACGCCCTGTGGGATCTGGTCAATATCCTGTTTCGCACCTTTTCGCGCCTTGAGGTGGAAGGGCGCGAAAATCTGGAGAAGGCGGGCAAATCGCCTATTCTTGCCTTCAACCATGTGAGCTTTCTG encodes the following:
- the xylA gene encoding xylose isomerase, with translation MTDFFGSLSKIKYEGPESDNPLAFHHYNPDEIVMGKSLKEHLRFAVAYWHSFAWEGGDPFGGRTFDRPWFGDEMSKAKLKADVAFELFDLLSAPFFCFHDADVRPEGKNFAESLSNLNEIVDYFEEKMESSETKLLWGTANMFSQRRFMSGASTNPDPDVFAYAAATVKSCMDATHRLGGQNYVLWGGREGYETLLNTDIGQELDHMGRFLNMVVDYKHKIGFKGTILVEPKPQEPSKHQYDFDAATCIGFLRKYGLEGEVKLNLEQGHAILAGHSFEHEIAVAAADNMLGSIDMNRNDYQSGWDTDQFPNNTPEVALAYYHILKSGGFTTGGTNFDAKLRRQSLDPEDLVAGHIGGMDICARGLKAAAAMLEDGGLESALKERYADWDKDVNKDMLANGTLESISERVLKDDINPEPRSGKQEKLENLVNRFV
- a CDS encoding ROK family protein; its protein translation is MRNPVKKASQITEQRSQGRNLVFSHIRNNFQVARIDIANTTGMSPATVTSITAELIAAGLIEEVQREVEPGQSKRGRPRVDLKLRGESHIVAGMKLTGRSISAVVLDLEGKQLGKAQLPMPRPPIDRAALCKLIPEVVETVSAAAGIKPEDLSAVGIGLPGTIQATEGFVDWCPLFQEQEFSLKQLMEDIMPMPVFVENDANSVAIAELWFGFGRDVPDFLVVTIEQGVGLGIVLDGKIFRGTQGFGAEFGHTKVQSEGALCRCGQRGCLEAYVADYALLREANLFKHWEEGTSEEDRLIQLFAAAKEGDRMAKSIFDRASRMFSMGLANLVNIFDPAMVILSGEQMQFDYLYAQQVFDMVRSSTILKGHHEPEIRIHKWGDMMWAKGAAAFALEEVVRISLDQLGSSEANA
- the xylB gene encoding xylulokinase, which translates into the protein MYLGIDLGTSGVKVVVMSENQQIIASTNQSLSVSRPSSGWSEQEPQSWILATAAAFDDLVASHPEAIKQVRAIGLSGQMHGATMLDAKDTPIAPCILWNDTRSHQEAARLDATPGFRELTGNIVFPGFTAPKLAWMQANKPDLFEKIKKVLLPKDYLRLWLTGDYVSDYSDSAGTSWLDVGKREWSSDLLAATGLDKSHMPALAESTESTGTLRKELVERWGFSADTIVAGGAGDNAASAIATGIVGEGDAFISLGTSGVIYAAIDSYRPLPESAVHTFCHSTANHWCHMAVILAATDALNWYAKLVGSGAADLTKALGDEVIAPGSALFFPYLGGERTPHNDANIRGGFIGLSHPDDKLVLTRTVLEGISYAFKDGIKALEAAGTSLSRLIAVGGGSSSDYWLSLLATILDKQIDRPTAGDFGGAFGAARMGLVADQKGDPSVLCTMPTIEKSFYPNKALQDRFENVYARYAAAYSSLKDL